A genome region from Camelina sativa cultivar DH55 chromosome 10, Cs, whole genome shotgun sequence includes the following:
- the LOC104716225 gene encoding uncharacterized protein LOC104716225 isoform X2 yields the protein MERLLSEGPTLLQLHKWEPSQLQLKLSDFREAFISPSRQLLALLSYHSEALLLPLVAGSSIGSDVSVSCHNEESYSPTCSVGSDPENIASPSGSGVGSGEPGFVDNCSSTGKSYPFIFDAQSVAWGSCGDTYNRHKDPLLREFLFVSGNYGVTVHAFCCIKDLSDSAKGKPNGELRHGKWVEWGPSGQNQKLEHERGSSFDGSKQWMQSFLIDLETTEIEGITQSRFPEKSAFPGSAEIVSFSILKSDLPFSNLLFQANPLLQNGNMLEEGNLSENSFLVAPDSVNSSYRCTNIFSSDSHSLIGFVMELSDCASILTSNENERSKGKSVVFVAELFSWGIEWVSLVKFGESSIGPTNEWADFRLSDKFVICLSASGLIFLYDVKSGDCISHRDILQTCGHGLHSSSNMQEATADADQQSDVHSRAPPMSKSYIVGSPDRRKFRKLMVASHTPLIAAVDENGLVYVLCMDDFVSKEYQMSVEPIPYLRHFGLGSLVGWKIGGMDVGQQKKHHPNSSGTLVEDAFSRCDPSFSVEPCSERQHNNFDQRAGYSGSWLSGFSAQPKTNVLKLENFQRDSHVTRKMFLSAERLGLDDKICFSPLGFTHFSRKHTKKEDRSCKIFHYRQTHTTMRDDSYLNYDGNKISIQGAEENLIEESVGCSFQGFLYLVTCSGLSVFLPSVSITSNYPTVEAIEYLQPFQTTVMVCQRRDDLGTGESRFPWQVEVIDRVILFEGPEAADHLCSENGWDLKVVRLRRLQMALDYLKYDDINESLKMLGNVKLAEEGMLRVLFSAVYLLSRKKRNDNDISAIFRLLALATGFATEMIRIYGLLEYQKDGYMVDRKPRTQRLSRPPISLHNNNLTENSRRLSEMGYLLEITRNFQSRITRKFKKLGKDDSQLESVPDAASEESTQLDTHLFDTNEELALTPMGIMTAKAGQVIDETDYTSGLVPQGVVAEKKVLPLENPKEMIARWKANNLDLKTVVKDALLSGRLPLAQLHLQHSKDVVENGEHHDTFTEVLDIGRAIAYDLFLKGESGVAIETLERLGEDIEASLSQLVFGTVRRSLRYQVAEEMTKHGFLRPYEDNVLERISLIERLYPSSHFWETYLARRKELLTAAVPFDSSQMSLHLGGSSLFQNLEIKCGEVDGVVLGSWTKINENASEHVPDETDAIAGYWAAAAVWSNAWDQRTFDHIVLDQPLVMGVHVPWDSQLEYYMCHNDWDEVLKLLDLIPEDVLYDGSLQIALDCPKQSPGVNYSISSRSEYICSIEEVDAVLLDVPYIKIFRLPADIRCSFWLTTLMEQELARKFIFLKEYWENALDVVYLLARAGVILGNCEVSFKEESCRPSLDLCLSIKKGGENVDTLNAVHKLFIHYCTQYNLPNLLDLYLDHHKLVLDNDSLSSLQEAVGDSHWAKWLLLSRIKGREYDASFSNARAIMSRSMAPNGEPSVPEIDEIVCTVDDIAEGAGEMAALATMMCAPVPIQKSLSSGSVNRHSNSSAQCTLENLRSFLQRFPTLWSKLVSACLGEDISGNLFRTKTKNVLSEYLNWRDGVFFSTARDTSLLQMLPCWFPKAVRRLVQLYIQGPLGWLSFSGYPTGEYLLHRGVEFFINVDDPTEISAISWEAIIQKHIEEELHHTKTEGTELGLEHFLYRGRPLAAFNAFLEHRVEKLKLEDQSGSSLHGQRNMQSDVPMLLAPLTQSDESLLSSVIPLAVTHFGDSVLVASCAFLLELCGLSASMLRIDVASLRRISSFYKSNDNVDMAQQKSLKGSMFHAVSSEGDLMGSLARALANEYAYPDISSVSKQKYNPNSISGTQPGLPLMLVLHHLEQASLPAVGADRKTSGYWLLTGDGDGSELRSQQTSASLHWSLVTLFCQMHKIPLSTKYLAILARDNDWVGFLSEAQLGGYPFDTVLNVASKEFGDQRLKAHILTVLRYANSKKKATISYSDDIGRGFTCSSTEDGAYVSGELFRVLAYSEKLKNPGGYLLSKAKELSWSILALIASCFPDVAPLSCITVWLEITAARETSSIKVNDITTKIAENIAAAVVSTNSLPTDVRGVQFHYNRRNTKRRRLTAHTSVDLLTSANSLNTSAGKTFCSHRTEATEDSKAEDSSVNDDSSDEHASLSKMVAVLCEQRLFLPLLKAFELFLPSCSLLPFVRALQAFSQMRLSEASAHLGSFWARVKEESMHFQSNTAKDVNFGASWISRTAVKAADAVLSTCPSPYEKRCLLQLLAATDFGDGGSAATYYRRLYWKVNLAEPSLRENDLDLGNEALDDGSLLTALEKNRQWEQARNWAKQLETIGATWTSSVHHVTETQAESMVAEWKEFLWDVPEERIALWGHCQTLFIRYSFPALQAGLFFLRHAEAVEKDLPAREIYELLLLSLQWLSGLTTLSHPVYPLHLLREIETRVWLLAVEAESHVKNVGAFSPSSIGKDMVNGKSSNLIDRTASIITKMDSHISSKKHDPRAPGQGHQRNQDTSTSTYGVNTKAKRRAKGNVPQIRHFVDSSDRNADFEDSSSLLNIKSEFQLQEENTGLEISLSKWEESIEPAELERAVLSLLEFGQVTAAKQLQLKLAPGTLPSELIILDAVMKLAMLSTPCSQVPLSMLDGEVRSVIQSHSLKLDHPMIEPLQVLEKLSNILNEGSGRGLARKIIAVIKAANILGLTFTEAYQKQPIELLRLLSLKAQDSFEEACLLVQTHSMPAASIAQILAESFLKGLLAAHRGGYIDSQKEEGPAPLLWRFSDFLKWAELCPSEQEIGHALMRLVITGQEIPHACEVELLILSHHFYKSSTCLDGVDVLVALAATRVEAYVAEGDFSCLGRLITGVGNFHALTFILNILIENGQLDLLLQKFSAAANTGTAQAVRSFRMAVLTSLNLFNPNDHDAFAMVYKHFDMKHEMAALLETRADQAAQQWFLRYDKDQNEDLLDSMRYYIEAAEVHTSIDAGNKARKACGQASLVSLQIRMPDSKWLCLSETNARRALVDQSRFQEALIVAEAYGLNQPSEWALVLWNLMLKPELAEDFVAEFVAVLPLKASMLLELARFYRAEMAARGDQSQFSVWLTGGGLPAEWAKYMWRSFRCLLKRTRDLRLRLQLATTATGFSDMVDACMNALDKVPENAGPLVLKKGHGGGYLPLM from the exons ATGGAAAGGTTGTTGAGTGAAGGCCCAACTCTGCTGCAGTTGCATAAGTGGGAACCTTCTCAATTGCAACTCAAGCTATCAGACTTTCGTGAGGCTTTTATCTCTCCGTCGAGGCAGTTGTTAGCACTACTCTCGTACCACTCCGAAGCTTTACTGCTTCCTCTTGTTGCAG GGAGCTCTATAGGCAGTGATGTTTCGGTAAGCTGTCATAATGAAGAGTCATATAGTCCTACATGCTCTGTTGGGTCAGATCCAGAGAACATTGCATCTCCTTCTGGATCAGGAGTTGGTTCTGGTGAGCCAGGTTTTGTAGATAATTGCAGTTCTACTGGCAAAAGTTATCCTTTTATCTTTGATGCACAGTCTGTTGCTTGGGGTAGTTGTGGGGATACTTACAATCGGCACAAAGATCCTTTGCTTAgagaatttttgtttgtatctGGAAATTATGGTGTTACGGTTCATGCTTTTTGCTGCATAAAAGATTTAAGTGACAGCGCTAAAGGCAAACCAAATGGTGAGCTGAGGCATGGGAAGTGGGTCGAATGGGGGCCTTCTGGGCAAAATCAGAAATTAGAACACGAACGAGGCTCTTCTTTTGATGGCTCCAAGCAGTGGATGCAAtcttttttaattgatttggaAACTACTGAAATTGAGGGTATAACACAGTCTAGGTTCCCAGAAAAGTCAGCTTTTCCCGGTTCTGCAGAGATTGTTTCATTCAGCATATTAAAGAGTGATTTACCTTTCTCGAACCTTCTTTTTCAAGCAAATCCGCTACTTCAGAACGGTAATATGCTGGAGGAAGGTAATTTAAGTGAAAATAGTTTTCTCGTAGCTCCAGATAGTGTAAACAGTTCGTACAGGTGCACCAACATTTTCTCCAGCGATTCCCATTCTCTTATTGGATTTGTTATGGAGCTATCAGACTGTGCATCTATCCTTACAAGCAATGAAAACGAAAGAAGCAAGGGGAAGAGCGTTGTCTTTGTTGCCGAGCTGTTTAGCTGGGGGATAGAATGGGTTTCTCTTGTGAAATTTGGGGAATCAAGTATTGGACCTACAAATGAGTGGGCGGATTTCCGTTTATCTGATAAATTTGTTATCTGCCTCAGTGCTTCTGGTTTGATCTTTCTATATGATGTGAAATCTGGGGATTGTATTTCTCATCGGGATATTTTACAGACATGCGGTCATGGATTGCATTCTTCATCAAATATGCAAGAAGCAACTGCAGATGCTGATCAGCAAAGTGACGTTCATAGTCGGGCTCCACCCATGTCCAAGTCTTACATTGTTGGTTCCCCGGACAGAAGAAAGTTTAGAAAGCTTATGGTAGCTTCTCATACACCACTCATAGCTGCAGTTGACGAAAATGGTTTGGTATATGTGTTATGTATGGATGATTTTGTTTCCAAGGAGTACCAAATGTCCGTGGAACCTATTCCTTATTTACGTCATTTTGGGCTTGGAAGTCTGGTTGGCTGGAAAATCGGTGGCATGGACGTTGGCCAGCAAAAAAAGCACCACCCTAATTCCTCTGGTACTCTAGTTGAAGATGCTTTTTCCAGGTGTGATCCTAGCTTTTCTGTTGAACCATGTTCGGAAAGACAGCATAACAATTTTGATCAAAGAGCTGGTTACTCTGGTTCATGGTTGAGTGGATTTTCTGCTCAGCCTAAAACAAATGTGCTGAAACTAGAAAATTTCCAAAGAGACTCACATGTCACACGGAAGATGTTTCTATCTGCTGAAAGGTTAGGATTAGATGATAAGATATGTTTTTCTCCATTGGGATTCACTCATTTTTCTAGAAAGCACACAAAAAAGGAAGATCGAAGCTGCAAGATATTTCATTATAGGCAGACGCATACGACTATGAGAGATGATAGTTATTTGAATTATGATGGCAACAAGATTTCTATTCAAGGTGCAGAAGAGAATCTCATAGAAGAATCAGTTGGTTGCTCTTTCCAAGGATTTCTTTATCTGGTGACTTGTAGTGGTCTTTCAGTTTTTCTCCCTTCCGTCTCAATAACCTCGAATTACCCAACTGTTGAGGCCATTGAATATCTGCAGCCATTTCAGACCACTGTCATGGTATGCCAGAGAAGAGACGATTTGGGAACAGGGGAATCACGTTTTCCTTGGCAAGTCGAGGTCATAGATAGAGTTATCTTGTTTGAAGGCCCTGAAGCTGCAGATCATTTATGCTCGGAAAATG GCTGGGACCTAAAAGTTGTTCGTTTGCGTCGGCTGCAAATGGCGTTGGACTACTTAAAATATGATGACATCAACGA GTCTTTGAAGATGCTTGGTAATGTGAAGCTGGCAGAAGAAGGCATGCTAAGGGTGCTTTTTTCTGCTGTGTATCTTTTGTCGCGCAAGAAAAGAAACGATAATGATATTTCTGCTATATTTAG GCTCCTTGCATTGGCTACAGGGTTTGCGACTGAAATGATTCGCATATATGGTTTACTTGAATATCAGAAAGATGGATACATGGTCGACAGAAAACCTAGGACACAGAGACTTTCACGTCCACCAATTTCACTGCATAACAACAACCTAACCGAAAATTCAAGGAGGTTGTCAGAGATGGGTTATCTTTTGGAGATCACTCGGAACTTTCAATCCCGTATTACCAGAAAATTTAAGAAGCTAGGAAAG GATGATTCTCAGCTTGAAAGTGTCCCAGATGCAGCATCTGAGGAGTCAACACAACTTGACACACATTTATTCGATACGAATGAGGAGCTTGCTTTGACGCCTATGGGTATTATGACAGCCAAAGCTGGTCAAGTCATTGACGAAACAGATTATACATCTGGCCTTGTACCCCAAGGGGTTGTTGCAGAGAAGAAAGTTCTTCCTTTGGAAAATCCCAAGGAGATGATTGCTCGATGGAAGGCTAATAATTTGGACTTGAAAACTGTGGTTAAGGATGCCTTGCTCTCCGGTCGACTCCCTTTAGCTCAATTGCATCTTCAACATTCTAAAGACGTGGTTGAAAATGGAGAGCATCATGATACATTTACTGAAGTTCTTGATATTGGAAGAGCAATTGCTTATGACCTATTTTTGAAG GGTGAATCTGGGGTTGCTATTGAAACTCTGGAAAGGCTCGGGGAGGATATAGAAGCGTCTCTCAGTCAGTTGGTATTTGGCACAGTGAGGAGATCTCTTCGATATCAAGTTGCTGAAGAAATGACAAAACATGGTTTCTTAAGACCATATGAAGACAATGTACTGGAGAGGATATCACTTATCGAG AGGCTTTATCCTAGCAGCCACTTTTGGGAAACATATCTTGCTCGTCGAAAGGAACTCCTGACAGCTGCAGTACCTTTTGACTCCAGTCAAATGAGCTTGCACCTTGGAGGGTCCTCTTTGTTCCAGAATCTCGAGATTAAGTGTGGTGAGGTTGATGGTGTTGTTCTAGGTTCTTGGACAAAAATCAATGAGAATGCATCTGAGCATGTGCCGGATGAAACCGATGCGATTGCTGGTTACTGGGCTGCAGCAGCAGTGTGGTCAAATGCTTGGGATCAGAGAACATTTGATCAT ATAGTCTTGGATCAGCCTTTAGTCATGGGTGTTCATGTTCCATGGGATTCCCAGCTCGAGTATTATATGTGTCACAATGACTGGGATGAAGTCCTTAAGCTGTTGGATCTCATTCCTGAAGATGTATTATATGATGGAAGTTTACAAATTGCTTTGGATTGTCCGAAGCAGTCTCCCGGCGTAAATTATTCCATTTCTTCCCGTAGCGAGTATATATGCTCCATTGAAGAAGTGGATGCTGTACTTCTGGATGTTCCTTATATCAAGATATTTAGGTTGCCTGCAGATATCCGGTGCTCCTTCTGGCTAACAACACTCATGGAGCAGGAACTTGCTagaaagtttatatttttgaaagaatATTGGGAAAACGCTTTAGATGTAGTATACCTCCTGGCTCGGGCAGGTGTCATCCTTGGTAATTGCGAAGTTTCATTTAAGGAGGAATCTTGTAGGCCATCCTTAGATCTCTGTTTGTCCATAAAGAAGGGAGGAGAAAATGTTGATACCCTGAATGCTGTACACAAGCTATTCATAC ATTATTGCACACAATATAATCTGCCCAACCTTCTGGATCTGTACCTTGATCATCACAAATTGGTCCTAGATAATGATTCACTCAGTTCATTGCAGGAAGCTGTT GGTGATTCTCATTGGGCAAAATGGTTGCTGCTCTCCAGGATCAAGGGCCGGGAGTATGATGCTTCATTTTCAAATGCACGTGCAATTATGTCACGTAGTATGGCACCAAACGGTGAACCCAGTGTTCCAGAGATTGATGAAATTGTTTGTACTGTTGATGACATTGCCGAAGGGGCAGGAGAAATGGCAGCTTTAGCAACTATGATGTGTGCTCCGGTGCCAATTCAAAAATCCTTGAGTTCTGGCAGTGTGAACAG GCACAGTAACTCTTCTGCGCAGTGCACATTGGAGAATTTGAGATCCTTTCTTCAGAGGTTCCCTACCTTATGGAGTAAGCTCGTTAGTGCTTGTCTTGGAGAAGATATATCTGGGAACCTTTTTCGGACCAAGACTAAGAATG TTTTGTCGGAGTATCTGAATTGGCGTGACGGCGTATTTTTCTCAACTGCACGTGATACCTCACTTTTGCAGATGTTGCCTTGTTGGTTTCCTAAGGCGGTTCGTAGATTAGTTCAGCTTTATATCCAG GGACCTCTTGGATGGCTGTCTTTCTCAGGATATCCTACAGGGGAATATCTACTGCATAGAGGTGTTGAGTTCTTTATAAATGTCGACGATCCTACTGAGATAAGTGCCATATCTTGGGAAGCTATCATTCAGAAGCACATCGAAGAGGAACTGCATCACACAAAAACTGAG GGAACCGAGCTTGGACTTGAGCACTTCCTGTACCGTGGACGGCCACTCGCAGCATTTAATGCTTTCCTCGAACATAGAGTTGAAAAGCTAAAGTTGGAAGATCAATCTGGCTCTTCGTTACATGGACAAAGAAATATGCAGTCAGATGTTCCAATGCTACTTGCACCTCTGACGCAAAGTGATGAGTCACTTCTTTCATCT gtcATACCACTTGCTGTAACACACTTCGGGGATTCTGTGTTGGTGGCTTCATGTGCCTTCCTTCTTGAGCTTTGTGGTTTATCTGCTAGCATGCTTCGAATTGACGTGGCATCCTTGAGAAGGATATCATCCTTCTACAAATCAAATGACAATGTGGATATGGCACAACAAAAATCTCTCAAGGGCTCTATGTTTCATGCGGTATCTAGTGAAGGTGATCTAATGGGGTCCCTAGCTAGGGCCCTTGCTAATGAATATGCTTATCCTGATATCTCAAGCGTGTCGAAGCAAAAATATAATCCAAACAGTATTTCTGGCACTCAACCGGGTCTTCCGCTAATGCTTGTTCTTCATCACCTGGAACAAGCTAGTCTTCCAGCGGTTGGAGCAGATAGAAAAACAAGTGGTTACTGGCTGTTAACAGGTGATGGTGATGGGTCTGAACTGCGGTCTCAGCAGACATCTGCTAGCTTGCATTGGAGTTTAGTTACCCTTTTTTGTCAGATGCATAAGATTCCTCTGAGCACCAAGTATCTTGCCATACTAGCAAGGGACAATGATTGG GTTGGATTTTTATCTGAAGCGCAGCTTGGAGGATACCCATTTGATACGGTGCTCAATGTG GCATCAAAGGAGTTTGGTGATCAACGCTTAAAAGCTCACATACTGACGGTTTTGAGATATGCCAACTCAAAAAAGAAAGCTACCATATCGTACTCAGATGACATAGGCAGAGGTTTTACATGTTCCTCGACAGAGGATGGAGCTTATGTCTCTGGTGAACTCTTTCGTGTTTTGGCTTACTCTGAGAAGCTAAAGAATCCTGGGGGATACCTTTTATCGAAAGCTAAGGAGTTATCATGGTCTATATTGGCCCTCATAGCATCATGCTTTCCGGATGTTGCTCCTTTATCATGCATAACAGTTTGGTTGGAAATTACTGCAGCCAG GGAAACATCGTCTATCAAGGTGAACGATATAACTACTAAAATAGCAGAAAATATAGCAGCAGCCGTTGTATCTACAAATTCCTTGCCAACGGATGTTAGAGGTGTCCAGTTTCATTACAATAGGAGGAATACCAAACGGAGACGACTTACTGCACATACATCTGTGGATTTGTTGACTTCAGCCAATAGTTTAAACACCTCTGCTGGTAAAACATTTTGTTCACATAGAACAGAAGCTACAGAAGATTCAAAAGCTGAAGATAGTAGTGTTAATGATGATTCGTCTGATGAGCATGCGTCTCTATCAAAAATGGTCGCAGTGCTTTGTGAACAACGCTTGTTTCTTCCTCTGCTAAAAGCTTTTGAATTGTTCCTCCCTTCATGCTCTCTACTGCCATTTGTCCGTGCTTTACAG GCATTTTCTCAAATGCGCCTCTCTGAAGCTTCAGCACATCTGGGTTCTTTTTGGGCTAGAGTTAAAGAGGAATCAATGCATTTTCAGTCAAATACAGCTAAAGATGTCAATTTTGGGGCATCTTGGATCAGCAGAACAGCTGTAAAAGCTGCTGATGCTGTTTTGTCAACTTGTCCATCTCCATATGAGAAAAGATGCTTACTGCAACTTCTTGCTGCAACTGATTTTGGTGATGGGGGATCTGCGGCAACATATTATCGGCGTCTTTATTGGAAAGTTAACTTGGCTGAGCCATCACTCCGGGAGAATGATCTTGACTTAGGAAATGAGGCCCTTGACGATGGCTCTCTTCTGACAGCTTTAGAAAAGAACAGGCAGTGGGAGCAAGCACGAAATTGGGCCAAGCAACTTGAAACCATTGGTGCCACTTGGACATCCTCTGTTCATCATGTTACTGAAACCCAG GCAGAATCCATGGTTGCAGAATGGAAAGAATTCCTTTGGGATGTTCCAGAAGAGAGAATCGCATTGTGGGGTCACTGCCAAACTCTATTCATCAGATACTCTTTCCCTGCTTTACAG GCAGGTTTATTTTTCCTTAGGCATGCAGAAGCGGTGGAGAAAGATCTTCCTGCAAGAGAGATCTATGAGCTATTACTGCTATCCCTTCAGTGGTTGAGTGGGCTAACAACTTTGTCACACCC GGTTTATCCGTTGCATCTTCTACGTGAAATTGAGACGAGGGTGTGGCTCCTGGCTGTAGAAGCAGAATCACATGTTAAAAATGTTGGAGCATTTAGTCCAAGTAGTATCGGGAAAGACATGGTGAATGGAAAGAGTTCAAATCTTATTGACCGAACTGCAAGTATCATAACAAAAATGGACAGCCATATTTCTTCAAAAAAGCATGACCCCAGGGCCCCTGGCCAAGGACATCAAAGGAACCAAGACACAAGCACTTCAACATATGGTGTGAACACAAAGGCCAAGAGGAGAGCAAAAGGAAATGTCCCACAAATAAGACATTTTGTGGATTCTTCAGATAGGAATGCTGATTTTGAagattcttcatctcttctaaACATCAAAAGCGAGTTCCAGCTTCAAGAGGAAAACACGGGATTGGAAATATCCTTATCAAAGTGGGAAGAAAGTATAGAACCTGCAGAGTTGGAAAGAGCTGTTCTGTCTTTACTGGAGTTCGGACAAGTAACAGCTGCTAAGCAGCTCCAGCTTAAGCTCGCTCCAGGGACTTTACCTTCTGAGCTTATTATTCTGGATGCTGTTATGAAGCTAGCCATGCTTTCTACACCTTGCAGTCAAGTACCATTGTCAATGTTGGATGGTGAAGTTCGTTCTGTTATTCAATCACACAGTCTAAAATTAGACCATCCTATGATTGAACCGCTGCAG GTTCTGGAGAAATTATCGAACATATTAAATGAAGGCAGTGGACGTGGGTTGGCAAGAAAAATTATAGCAGTTATAAAAGCTGCTAACATACTGGGACTTACATTCACTGAGGCATATCAAAAGCAGCCAATAGAGTTGTTACGTTTACTTTCTCTTAAAGCACAAGATTCTTTTGAGGAAGCATGTCTCCTTGTCCAAACGCATTCCATGCCCGCTGCTAGTATCGCTCAGATACTTGCAGAATCCTTTTTAAAG GGTTTATTGGCAGCTCATCGTGGAGGATATATAGATTCTCAAAAGGAGGAAGGGCCTGCTCCACTTTTGTGGAGATTTTCAGACTTTTTGAAGTGGGCGGAGCTTTGTCCATCTGAACAAGAAATTGGTCATGCATTAATGCGTCTTGTGATTACCGGGCAGGAAATACCACATGCATGTGAG GTTGAGCTTCTTATTCTGTCTCATCACTTCTACAAGTCATCCACGTGCCTTGATGGAGTTGATGTTCTTGTGGCACTTGCTGCCACTAGGGTCGAGGCTTATGTTGCTGAGGGCGATTTCTCATGCCTGGGTCGCTTAATAACTGGAGTCGGAAACTTTCATGCTCTTACTTTCATTCTCAATATTCTAATCGAAAACGGGCAGCTTGATCTTTTACTACAAAAATTTTCTGCTGCTGCAAACACTGGCACTGCTCAAGCTGTCAGAAGTTTTCGGATGGCTGTTCTGACCTCGTTGAATCTCTTTAACCCAAATGACCATGATGCATTCGCAATG GTATATAAACACTTTGATATGAAGCATGAAATGGCTGCTTTGCTAGAGACACGTGCAGATCAGGCTGCACAGCAGTGGTTTTTACGGTATGACAAGGATCAAAATGAAGATCTCCTTGATTCAATGCGCTATTACATTGAAGCTGCTGAGGTTCACACTTCTATTGATGCTGGAAACAAAGCACGAAAGGCTTGTGGTCAGGCTTCCCTTGTCTCCCTTCAAATAAGGATGCCAGATTCTAAGTGGCTCTGTTTATCTGAAACAAACGCGAGAAGAGCACTTGTCGATCAATCCCGATTCCAGGAGGCTCTGATTGTAGCAGAAGCCTATGGTCTTAACCAGCCAAGTGAATGGGCGCTTGTGCtttggaacctgatgctcaaaCCCGAACTAGCAGAAGATTTTGTGGCTGAATTTGTTGCGGTGCTTCCGCTAAAGGCTTCAATGCTTCTGGAACTGGCTAGATTCTACAGAGCGGAAATGGCAGCTCGGGGAGACCAGTCTCAATTCTCAGTATGGCTCACAGGAGGAGGCTTACCAGCTGAGTGGGCCAAATACATGTGGAGATCATTCAGGTGCTTGTTGAAGAGAACACGGGACTTGAGGTTACGGTTACAGCTTGCTACAACAGCAACGGGATTCTCTGACATGGTCGATGCGTGTATGAATGCGTTGGATAAGGTCCCGGAAAATGCGGGACCACTTGTATTAAAGAAAGGACATGGAGGAGGATACCTACCGCTCATGTGA